In Paenibacillus sonchi, a single genomic region encodes these proteins:
- a CDS encoding response regulator transcription factor, with protein MNNNAVIAIVEDDENIRHLVEAYLHKENYSTVGLGSAEEAIEFWKSSPPKMWVLDIMLPGMDGYELCRRIRDEAEVPIIMISAKDNEVDKILGFELGSDDYLVKPFSPRELVARIKRQLERWDKLGQDGGLDTGKRAEEMKIMLGRLQIMPEERRVFWDKTEVELTSKEFQMLKVFAEHPNRAFTREELLSCVWGDDYFGSDRAVDHLIKRMRKKIDGLPLESVWGHGYRMREGQVQE; from the coding sequence ATGAACAACAATGCAGTGATTGCGATTGTGGAGGATGACGAGAATATACGCCATTTAGTCGAGGCATATTTGCACAAGGAGAATTACAGTACTGTGGGCCTGGGAAGTGCTGAAGAGGCGATAGAGTTCTGGAAAAGCAGTCCGCCGAAGATGTGGGTTCTGGATATCATGCTGCCGGGTATGGATGGCTACGAGCTATGCCGGAGAATCCGGGATGAAGCTGAGGTGCCGATCATCATGATCTCTGCCAAAGATAACGAGGTCGATAAAATCCTCGGCTTCGAGCTGGGCAGCGACGACTATCTGGTGAAGCCTTTCAGTCCCCGGGAGCTGGTAGCCCGCATCAAGCGCCAGCTGGAGCGCTGGGACAAGCTGGGTCAAGACGGAGGGCTCGACACAGGCAAACGGGCGGAAGAGATGAAGATCATGCTTGGCAGGCTCCAGATCATGCCGGAGGAGCGGCGTGTGTTCTGGGACAAGACAGAAGTAGAGCTTACGAGCAAGGAGTTCCAGATGCTGAAGGTGTTCGCGGAGCATCCGAACCGGGCGTTTACCCGGGAGGAGCTGCTGTCCTGTGTATGGGGGGATGATTATTTCGGCAGCGACCGGGCGGTGGACCATCTCATTAAACGGATGCGCAAAAAGATAGACGGCCTGCCGCTGGAATCCGTCTGGGGACATGGCTACCGCATGCGGGAAGGGCAGGTGCAGGAATGA
- a CDS encoding IS110 family transposase yields MDAIRERCAGLDIHQETVVVCLLSGPLEKRPRSVTETFGTTTRELLRLQEWLEQQGCTEIAMESTGVFWKPVWNILESTCTITLANPHRIRNMPGKKTDVKDAEWIAKLHRCGLIEGSFVPDEPIRDLRDLTRYLRKLKQNATQEKNRIHKILQDANLKLTTYVSDLFGVSGRALLDSMVNGEVLDVHEVRKLVHTRLKMKVPSLVEALNGRLRLHHRKMIRRHLEHLQYLESEIQTLEAEIEELVQPYMKEIELLDTVPGVSTDAAASIVAELGTDMSPFPSEAHLASWVGVCPANHESAGKKK; encoded by the coding sequence ATGGATGCCATTCGTGAACGTTGTGCCGGGTTGGATATTCATCAGGAGACAGTGGTGGTTTGTCTGCTGAGTGGCCCCCTGGAGAAGAGACCCAGGTCGGTGACCGAGACGTTTGGAACCACAACCCGTGAGCTTTTGAGATTACAGGAGTGGCTGGAGCAGCAGGGATGTACCGAGATTGCCATGGAAAGTACAGGGGTCTTTTGGAAACCCGTATGGAACATTCTGGAGAGCACCTGTACGATCACGCTGGCCAACCCGCATCGTATCCGCAATATGCCCGGGAAGAAGACTGACGTCAAGGATGCCGAGTGGATCGCCAAGCTCCACCGTTGTGGCTTGATTGAGGGAAGCTTTGTCCCGGACGAGCCCATCCGCGATTTGCGTGACCTTACCCGGTATCTGCGCAAACTTAAGCAAAACGCGACGCAAGAAAAGAACCGGATTCACAAAATTCTACAAGATGCCAACCTTAAACTGACCACGTATGTCTCCGATCTTTTTGGCGTTTCCGGGCGTGCGCTACTGGACTCGATGGTGAATGGCGAAGTGCTGGATGTGCATGAGGTCCGCAAGCTGGTTCATACCCGGCTGAAGATGAAGGTGCCTTCCCTTGTGGAGGCATTGAACGGCCGACTGCGCCTGCATCACCGGAAGATGATCCGGCGTCATTTGGAACATTTGCAGTATCTGGAGAGTGAAATCCAGACGTTGGAAGCTGAAATTGAGGAGCTAGTGCAGCCATACATGAAGGAAATTGAACTGCTGGATACCGTTCCAGGCGTGAGCACCGATGCGGCGGCGAGCATCGTGGCGGAACTGGGTACCGACATGTCTCCTTTTCCAAGCGAAGCCCACCTGGCCTCTTGGGTGGGGGTGTGTCCAGCCAACCATGAGAGTGCCGGTAAAAAAAAGTAA
- a CDS encoding TetR/AcrR family transcriptional regulator, with the protein MASVLPPNPKDPRVIRTRQLILDAFIRQLNSKDFNSITISDITSSATINRATFYAHFSDKYALLEAMLSEAFSQLVLDKIDAEAPLTEESLQKLILALCAYHESSRHCVKKYDSVALMIEENIKLQLESLLLQLLTRAADTADLKEVETAATMISWSVYGLTYRWNMEGRKESPAALAQRIVQLIAGGVRFLHPLGNHAGMERYK; encoded by the coding sequence ATGGCCAGTGTGCTGCCGCCCAACCCCAAAGATCCGCGCGTCATCCGGACACGGCAATTAATTCTGGACGCCTTCATCCGGCAGTTAAACAGCAAGGACTTCAACTCCATAACAATTAGTGATATAACTAGCAGCGCTACTATTAACCGTGCTACGTTTTATGCGCATTTTTCGGATAAATATGCACTGCTTGAAGCCATGCTCTCGGAAGCATTCAGCCAGCTTGTGCTTGACAAAATTGATGCAGAGGCACCTTTGACAGAAGAGTCGCTTCAGAAGCTGATCCTTGCCTTGTGTGCTTATCATGAATCAAGCCGCCATTGCGTTAAGAAATATGATTCAGTAGCCCTGATGATCGAAGAAAATATTAAGCTCCAGCTGGAGAGCCTCTTGCTTCAGCTACTCACTAGAGCAGCAGACACTGCGGATCTGAAAGAGGTCGAAACGGCAGCAACCATGATAAGCTGGTCCGTCTATGGCTTAACCTACCGCTGGAATATGGAAGGAAGAAAAGAATCTCCGGCAGCCTTGGCCCAAAGAATAGTGCAGCTGATTGCAGGTGGAGTCCGCTTCCTGCATCCCTTGGGCAATCATGCGGGAATGGAGAGGTACAAATGA
- a CDS encoding AAA family ATPase, with protein sequence MKRLVIITVGKTHSGKTTFAQKLEQHLHNSVVIDRDTHAEFINTYYKSMLPKQGANTLKNAISRTIIDYAVHETDLHLILCNANRGRKGRLDLLEYFQPEGFVRVLVHFDIPDQILEARVAGSQRSTAIFRSASTFEEVLLRQQAETDHGDVIAPAEDEADYLFVIKDSSEVPATLQKIVDIAQNL encoded by the coding sequence ATGAAGAGATTAGTGATCATTACTGTCGGGAAAACACATAGCGGAAAAACTACTTTTGCCCAAAAATTAGAGCAGCACCTGCACAACTCAGTCGTAATTGACCGGGATACCCATGCTGAATTTATCAACACCTATTATAAGAGCATGCTGCCAAAACAAGGAGCCAACACCCTTAAAAACGCCATCTCTCGGACAATTATTGATTATGCAGTCCACGAAACCGATTTGCATCTCATCTTATGCAACGCAAACCGCGGCCGCAAAGGCCGTTTGGATTTGCTCGAATATTTTCAACCCGAAGGTTTTGTGCGCGTACTTGTTCATTTTGATATTCCCGATCAGATTCTTGAAGCCCGGGTAGCCGGCAGTCAGCGGAGTACAGCTATTTTCAGGAGTGCGTCTACCTTTGAAGAAGTGCTTCTCCGGCAGCAAGCCGAAACTGATCATGGGGATGTTATAGCACCGGCAGAAGATGAAGCGGACTATTTGTTTGTGATTAAGGATAGTAGTGAAGTTCCAGCTACTTTGCAAAAAATTGTGGATATTGCTCAAAACTTGTGA
- a CDS encoding diguanylate cyclase, producing the protein MLLASQAISKEIGLSNLLEALMEIVIKNAGAQRGCILMTSKTNLLVEGEYRPKEDKITVAVHDRTRYDHLPYAILKQVEESRESVIYNDAFSETPFVNEPYIVKHRPKSMVCMPLINQNKTIAVIYLENNLVTGVFTKERMKIINLLSREMVFSLENATLYSELERSEEKYRELVNNMQDGIFITQDQICRYVNEALAQMLGYETEEMVGQPFEQFVSLPEREKVTHYYTRRMEGKQAPFEYETKLMHKDQVREVIVIHKVTRINYMNRPAIQGTVKDITERKKAEQELLRHKEHLEELVAERTRELELNNEELNKYIELIEQISITDELTGLYNRRYFNKLFLEEVEKAAANKRHLTYLMLDIDYFKKYNDTYGHYEGDSVLRRVGTLLQELAARANGYAFRLGGEEFGIVVSGFTPRQSREYAESIRRSIADLRIEHALSTDYGIITVSIGVAAVYVDNVREEDIYKLGDDALYQSKAQGRNCVTMFQ; encoded by the coding sequence ATGCTGCTGGCTTCGCAGGCCATCTCCAAGGAAATCGGGCTGAGCAATCTGCTGGAGGCCCTGATGGAAATCGTCATCAAAAATGCCGGAGCGCAAAGAGGCTGCATCCTCATGACCTCTAAGACGAACCTGCTTGTGGAAGGCGAATATCGTCCGAAGGAGGACAAGATTACTGTAGCGGTGCATGACCGGACCAGATACGATCATCTGCCTTATGCGATCCTGAAGCAGGTGGAAGAGAGCCGTGAGAGTGTGATCTACAACGACGCGTTTTCTGAAACTCCATTCGTCAATGAACCTTATATTGTAAAACACCGGCCTAAATCGATGGTCTGCATGCCGCTGATCAACCAAAACAAGACCATTGCGGTCATTTATCTGGAAAACAACCTGGTGACGGGCGTGTTCACCAAGGAGCGGATGAAGATTATCAATCTGCTGTCCCGGGAAATGGTCTTTTCACTGGAAAATGCGACGCTCTATTCGGAGCTGGAGCGGTCGGAGGAGAAATACCGCGAGCTGGTCAATAACATGCAGGACGGTATTTTTATTACCCAAGATCAAATCTGCAGATATGTCAATGAGGCTTTGGCGCAGATGCTCGGCTATGAGACCGAAGAAATGGTGGGGCAGCCTTTTGAGCAATTCGTCAGTCTTCCAGAGCGGGAGAAGGTGACACATTACTATACCCGCCGGATGGAGGGGAAACAGGCCCCTTTTGAATATGAAACGAAATTAATGCATAAGGATCAGGTCCGTGAGGTGATTGTCATCCATAAGGTCACACGGATTAACTATATGAACCGGCCGGCTATACAGGGTACCGTCAAGGATATCACGGAACGGAAAAAGGCGGAGCAGGAGCTGCTGCGGCATAAAGAGCATCTGGAGGAGCTGGTCGCCGAGCGCACCAGGGAGCTGGAGCTGAACAATGAGGAATTGAATAAGTACATTGAGCTGATCGAACAGATATCCATCACCGATGAGCTGACTGGCTTGTACAACCGCAGATATTTCAACAAGCTGTTCCTGGAGGAAGTGGAGAAGGCTGCAGCAAACAAGCGGCATCTGACTTATCTGATGCTCGATATTGATTATTTCAAAAAATACAATGATACCTATGGCCATTATGAGGGCGATTCGGTATTGCGGCGGGTCGGAACCCTCCTGCAGGAGCTGGCGGCGCGTGCCAATGGGTATGCCTTCCGGCTCGGCGGTGAAGAATTCGGTATCGTCGTCAGCGGCTTCACCCCCCGCCAGTCGCGTGAATATGCCGAGAGCATCCGGAGAAGCATTGCCGACCTGCGGATAGAGCACGCGCTTAGCACGGATTATGGAATCATTACGGTATCAATTGGTGTCGCTGCCGTCTATGTGGACAATGTCCGTGAAGAGGATATTTACAAGCTTGGCGATGATGCCCTGTACCAATCCAAAGCCCAAGGCAGGAACTGCGTAACGATGTTTCAATAG
- a CDS encoding ATP-binding protein, whose translation MVALGQYEIVETISDQYTKSIYRSIDPLTGESVILKVLKSEFSGTEEVMRFKQEYKLLMELSASIPGVIRPCRLEEQNGSYVMVLEDIRGRSLKRIMAEDPPDQEALLQLAVRIVDILGAIHERSVIHKDIKPSNIIWNREENRVQIIDFGLAVKLSREKRDYQNSGVLEGSLQYISPEQTGRMNRNIDYRSDYYSLGVVLYEMMTGMKPYDAGEMLEQIYSIIAKEAVPPHKTSGGRVSKSLSAVIMKLMEKSSEDRYRSAYGIKADLMKCLAGRESFVVGAEDRMNIFRIPQKLYGREQELGRLVEAFRRSVRGSSQLMLVTGEAGVGKTALVHELHRHISQEKGLFAEGKFDQYNQNIPYSALIQAFRRMISQLMDSPDEEYKAHIQRSLTRALDGNGNLIAALIPELAGWIGVQPEMEPLNPAEETNRFYLTFARFIEGITHNERPLVLFLDDVQWADYSSLQLVGKLVLESQLHKVLIVCSYRQHEIHEGHPLFGVIAAIDKNHEAAQIVLNSLSAEKVGCLVAETLYTTPLRVQELTEVIFKRTKGNAFFVNEIMKDLYKNGYLYFDEVTGGWNWQLEQIIGLPVNDSVVDFLMLKQQELPGNVQRILMLCAAVGNVFDFGLLALIADEPLEVVAQAIAIAVEEEFIIPEEHRYVLISSFLAEPGEEGLRNLDLRFKFAHDRIQQAFYQMLDSGESGALHLAIGRLLLERLAPGEADGIIVDIAAHLNKGLDKLVSKEDFGQVTGINLRAARKAKAAFGYDSAFKLLEVNISLLKEEAWEENGPQTAEIYQLYAECGYLTHQVEAADSACAVLIRHTRDRLALAQIYEMQANHYMYLGMMKESIASGRLGLAVMGVPIPARVGMASVLGELVKIKTALRGRTAENLFEAGEMKDPEMKLVMRLLINFIPPAFISGETSLFGLVVLKKVGLTLKYGNAPESALAFIGYAMLLSGFGDSKGAFDYGRLGIRINDKFNDLQWKGAAYVLYTLFCHTWTEPWDTLQEWYTTSIDASLRTGDLLYLAHSCFYVNLWNPGMDIAANLQESSRMTAMIEKTKYKESLATAQLSRQYLLNLAGELDNRLSFDSADFSEASYLRELEAAKYYSGIAIYYIYKMKLLFTYENYSEALACIDKAYPIIGTLAGSAFMEEFALYTFLNLAYAYKDLGANRKRQAKARMRKEYRRIRKWARHAPQTFRQHEMLMKAEWARIAGRDDEAGQYYDCAIEASEQSGFVRYKALTSELAARFYYRKDFKEFAGYLLRQSEYYYSVWGRRGKLRLFMSATRI comes from the coding sequence ATGGTTGCTTTGGGCCAATATGAGATAGTGGAAACGATTTCCGATCAATATACAAAATCCATTTACAGAAGCATCGACCCCTTAACCGGTGAATCGGTAATCCTGAAGGTTCTTAAATCAGAGTTTAGCGGAACTGAAGAAGTGATGCGTTTTAAGCAGGAATACAAGCTCCTTATGGAGCTTAGTGCAAGTATACCGGGTGTCATCAGGCCCTGCAGGCTGGAGGAGCAAAACGGCTCTTATGTAATGGTGCTGGAGGATATCCGCGGCCGGTCGCTGAAACGGATTATGGCGGAAGACCCGCCGGACCAGGAGGCGCTGCTGCAGCTTGCGGTGAGAATCGTAGATATTCTTGGGGCGATTCATGAACGGAGCGTCATCCACAAGGATATCAAGCCTTCCAATATCATCTGGAACAGGGAAGAAAACCGTGTACAGATCATTGATTTTGGTCTTGCCGTGAAGCTGTCCAGGGAAAAACGGGATTACCAGAACAGCGGTGTGCTGGAGGGGAGCCTGCAGTATATTTCACCTGAGCAGACGGGCAGAATGAACCGCAATATCGATTACCGCAGCGATTATTACTCCCTCGGAGTAGTTCTCTATGAGATGATGACGGGAATGAAGCCTTATGATGCCGGTGAGATGCTGGAGCAGATCTACTCCATTATTGCCAAAGAAGCAGTACCGCCCCATAAGACAAGCGGAGGCAGGGTCTCAAAAAGTCTGTCGGCGGTGATTATGAAGCTGATGGAAAAGTCCTCGGAGGACCGGTACCGCAGCGCATATGGCATAAAGGCCGACCTGATGAAATGTCTGGCTGGCCGGGAGAGCTTTGTGGTTGGTGCCGAAGACCGGATGAACATTTTCCGGATTCCGCAGAAATTATACGGGCGGGAGCAGGAGCTTGGACGCCTCGTGGAAGCTTTCCGCCGGAGTGTCAGGGGCAGCTCGCAGCTGATGCTGGTGACAGGTGAGGCCGGTGTGGGCAAAACCGCTTTGGTGCATGAACTGCACCGGCACATAAGCCAGGAGAAGGGTCTGTTCGCGGAAGGAAAGTTTGACCAGTACAACCAAAACATTCCCTACAGCGCACTGATCCAGGCTTTCCGGCGGATGATCAGCCAGCTGATGGATAGTCCCGATGAGGAGTATAAGGCGCATATCCAGCGTTCCTTAACCAGAGCGCTGGACGGAAATGGCAACCTGATTGCCGCTCTTATCCCGGAGCTGGCTGGCTGGATTGGCGTTCAGCCGGAGATGGAGCCGCTGAATCCGGCCGAAGAAACGAACCGCTTCTATCTTACTTTTGCCAGGTTCATCGAAGGGATTACCCATAATGAGAGACCGCTGGTCCTGTTCCTGGATGATGTGCAGTGGGCCGATTATTCCAGTCTGCAGCTTGTCGGGAAGCTGGTGCTTGAATCTCAGCTGCACAAAGTGCTTATCGTCTGCTCCTACCGCCAGCATGAAATCCATGAGGGCCATCCGCTGTTCGGGGTCATCGCTGCCATTGACAAAAATCACGAGGCTGCCCAAATTGTTTTGAATTCTTTAAGCGCAGAAAAAGTAGGCTGCCTTGTAGCTGAAACCCTCTATACTACTCCCCTCCGCGTGCAGGAGCTTACAGAAGTGATTTTTAAGCGGACCAAAGGCAACGCCTTTTTTGTAAATGAAATTATGAAGGATTTGTACAAGAACGGTTATTTGTATTTCGATGAGGTTACAGGGGGCTGGAACTGGCAGCTTGAGCAGATCATCGGCTTGCCGGTCAACGACAGCGTTGTGGATTTCCTGATGCTGAAGCAGCAGGAGCTGCCGGGGAACGTGCAGAGAATTCTGATGCTGTGCGCTGCTGTGGGGAATGTATTTGATTTTGGTCTATTGGCGCTGATTGCTGACGAACCTCTTGAAGTGGTTGCCCAGGCCATTGCAATAGCCGTTGAGGAGGAATTCATAATTCCTGAAGAGCACCGCTATGTACTGATTTCCAGCTTCCTGGCAGAGCCGGGGGAGGAAGGCCTGCGGAATCTGGATCTCCGGTTTAAATTCGCCCATGACCGGATTCAGCAGGCCTTTTACCAAATGCTTGACAGCGGTGAAAGCGGTGCTCTGCATCTGGCTATAGGCCGGCTGCTGCTGGAGCGGCTGGCTCCGGGGGAAGCGGACGGTATTATCGTCGATATCGCCGCCCATCTGAATAAAGGACTGGACAAACTGGTCTCAAAGGAGGATTTCGGTCAAGTCACCGGGATCAATCTAAGAGCCGCCCGGAAAGCCAAGGCAGCTTTTGGGTATGACTCGGCTTTTAAGCTGCTGGAAGTGAATATCAGCCTCCTTAAGGAGGAAGCCTGGGAAGAGAATGGGCCGCAAACGGCGGAAATTTATCAGCTGTATGCGGAATGCGGATATCTGACCCATCAGGTGGAGGCAGCCGATTCGGCGTGTGCGGTGCTGATCCGGCATACCCGGGACCGGCTTGCCCTCGCCCAAATCTATGAAATGCAGGCTAATCACTATATGTACCTGGGAATGATGAAAGAATCTATTGCGTCGGGCCGGCTGGGGTTAGCTGTAATGGGCGTTCCCATTCCTGCCCGTGTGGGGATGGCTTCTGTCCTGGGGGAGCTTGTGAAGATCAAAACCGCGCTGCGGGGTAGAACCGCCGAGAACCTGTTCGAAGCGGGCGAGATGAAAGATCCGGAGATGAAGCTCGTGATGCGGCTGCTGATCAACTTTATTCCGCCAGCCTTTATTTCCGGAGAAACATCCCTGTTCGGGCTGGTCGTTCTGAAGAAGGTGGGACTAACGCTGAAGTATGGAAATGCTCCGGAGTCAGCTCTTGCGTTTATCGGCTATGCCATGCTCCTGTCCGGTTTTGGAGATTCCAAGGGAGCTTTTGACTATGGGCGTTTGGGGATCCGCATCAACGACAAATTCAATGATCTGCAGTGGAAAGGGGCAGCGTATGTATTATACACCTTGTTCTGCCATACTTGGACCGAGCCTTGGGACACTCTACAGGAGTGGTATACCACTTCTATAGATGCCAGCCTGCGGACAGGAGATCTGCTCTATCTGGCTCATTCCTGCTTCTATGTGAATCTCTGGAATCCGGGGATGGATATTGCGGCGAATCTGCAGGAAAGCTCCAGAATGACCGCTATGATTGAAAAAACCAAATACAAAGAGTCCCTCGCCACCGCGCAGCTGTCCCGCCAATATCTGCTGAATCTGGCAGGGGAGCTGGACAACCGCCTTTCCTTTGACAGCGCAGATTTTAGTGAAGCGTCCTATCTGAGGGAGCTGGAAGCTGCCAAATATTATTCAGGAATTGCCATTTATTATATTTATAAAATGAAGCTTTTGTTCACCTATGAGAACTACAGCGAGGCACTGGCCTGTATCGACAAAGCTTACCCGATCATCGGCACGCTTGCCGGGTCTGCTTTTATGGAGGAATTCGCCCTCTACACCTTCCTGAACTTGGCCTATGCCTATAAGGATTTAGGCGCAAACCGGAAGAGACAGGCCAAAGCCAGAATGCGCAAGGAATACCGCCGGATCCGTAAGTGGGCCAGACACGCCCCGCAAACCTTCCGCCAGCACGAAATGCTGATGAAGGCGGAATGGGCCAGAATCGCAGGCAGGGATGATGAAGCGGGGCAGTATTACGATTGTGCCATCGAGGCCAGTGAGCAGAGCGGCTTCGTGCGGTACAAGGCGCTGACCAGTGAGTTGGCCGCCCGTTTTTATTACCGGAAAGACTTCAAGGAATTCGCCGGCTATCTGCTGAGACAGTCAGAATATTATTATTCTGTCTGGGGGCGAAGGGGAAAATTGCGTTTATTCATGAGCGCTACCCGGATCTGA
- a CDS encoding winged helix DNA-binding domain-containing protein: protein MNTNIAYRRLANQLINSPGSLEPEEVVRKLGALQAQDYLQAVWAVGLRTPSATLAGVERAIADGKIVLTWTLRGTIHCVPPEDVKWLLQLSGPRLLKQAVRRMAQLELDERTLERSREIIYNALKNGGSIRRPDLLALLEGEGIRTDGQRGYHILWHSAYSGLICFGPRSGKQQTFVLLDKWVEHSRELSFEESLSELALRYFTAHGPATVKDLAWWAGITLTEARAGLDAVKPELISEIISGTEYWMPAASAAETQFPSKEVHLLPGFDEYILGYNDRSAVLEPETAPRIVPGNNGVFLPTIAADGQILGTWKRTVKSKGVELNFSPFEPLERKWEEKLMQAAERYAAFLGLPVLKTVFEKEYTAR from the coding sequence ATGAATACTAACATCGCATACCGCAGGCTGGCTAACCAGCTGATCAACAGCCCTGGCTCTCTTGAGCCGGAGGAAGTTGTCCGGAAACTGGGTGCGCTTCAGGCACAGGATTATCTGCAGGCAGTATGGGCCGTTGGCCTGCGCACGCCTTCAGCAACCCTGGCCGGGGTTGAACGGGCGATCGCTGATGGAAAGATTGTGCTGACCTGGACACTCCGTGGAACGATACATTGCGTGCCGCCGGAGGATGTGAAATGGCTGCTTCAGCTGAGCGGGCCCCGTCTGCTTAAGCAAGCTGTGCGGAGAATGGCGCAATTGGAGCTGGATGAAAGAACGCTGGAGCGGTCAAGAGAAATCATCTATAACGCACTCAAGAACGGCGGAAGTATACGGCGTCCCGATTTGCTTGCCCTGCTTGAAGGCGAAGGCATCCGCACCGATGGACAGCGGGGCTATCATATTTTGTGGCACAGCGCGTACAGCGGTCTGATCTGCTTCGGCCCCCGGAGCGGCAAACAGCAGACCTTTGTCCTGCTCGACAAGTGGGTGGAGCACTCCCGGGAGCTGTCCTTCGAGGAATCACTATCGGAGCTGGCCTTGCGCTATTTTACTGCCCATGGACCGGCGACCGTCAAGGATTTGGCCTGGTGGGCCGGAATCACGCTAACGGAGGCCAGGGCAGGGCTTGACGCAGTAAAGCCTGAACTCATATCTGAAATCATTTCAGGCACTGAGTACTGGATGCCGGCGGCATCTGCGGCCGAGACACAATTCCCCTCTAAAGAGGTTCATTTGCTGCCCGGTTTTGATGAATATATTCTTGGCTACAATGACCGCAGTGCTGTGCTTGAACCGGAGACGGCACCGCGCATTGTTCCTGGCAATAACGGTGTATTTCTGCCGACGATTGCCGCGGACGGCCAGATCCTCGGCACCTGGAAACGGACCGTCAAGTCAAAGGGCGTTGAGCTAAATTTCAGCCCGTTTGAACCGCTGGAACGCAAATGGGAGGAGAAGCTTATGCAGGCCGCTGAACGGTATGCCGCCTTTTTAGGACTCCCTGTGTTAAAGACAGTATTTGAAAAGGAGTACACAGCCCGATGA